In the Roseimicrobium gellanilyticum genome, one interval contains:
- a CDS encoding DUF4190 domain-containing protein has translation MKPHRGTLILVFGILGLVTCQIFGIVAWIMGNNDLREMDAGIMDPEGRSNTSAGRICGMISAILLAVSLLIILVVVMFIGVAGVAASAGQ, from the coding sequence ATGAAACCTCACCGCGGCACTCTCATCCTTGTCTTCGGCATCCTCGGCCTCGTCACCTGCCAGATCTTCGGGATCGTCGCCTGGATCATGGGGAACAACGACTTACGCGAGATGGATGCCGGCATCATGGACCCCGAGGGCAGGTCAAACACCTCCGCCGGGCGCATCTGCGGCATGATTTCTGCCATTCTGCTGGCGGTATCACTCCTCATCATCCTGGTGGTGGTCATGTTCATCGGTGTGGCTGGCGTAGCCGCCTCAGCGGGTCAATAA
- a CDS encoding DNA alkylation repair protein: MSTDTVQSILAELKLLGKESYKRVLMNGHGVKEPCYGVAISELKKIQKRIRKDYQLALGLYDTGNYDAMYLAGLIADDARMTQKDLQRWVEKAYAGALTGATVAWVAAGSPHGHTMAVKWIDSPKPLIAATGWATLSGLVSVKPDEELDLAEIKSLLKRVKNTIHDAADLVRYQMNAYVISVGAYVAPLTGLAIETGEKIGEVTADLGNNSCAVPYSPDYIRKIEQRGTIGKKKKTVKC, translated from the coding sequence ATGAGCACAGACACTGTCCAGTCCATCCTCGCCGAGCTGAAACTACTCGGGAAAGAGAGCTACAAGAGAGTCTTGATGAACGGTCACGGCGTGAAGGAGCCGTGCTACGGAGTGGCCATCAGCGAGCTGAAGAAGATCCAGAAGCGCATCAGGAAGGATTACCAGCTTGCGCTGGGTCTCTATGACACCGGCAACTACGACGCCATGTATCTCGCCGGTCTGATTGCGGATGACGCGCGCATGACGCAGAAGGATCTGCAGCGCTGGGTGGAGAAAGCCTACGCGGGAGCGCTCACGGGAGCGACGGTGGCATGGGTCGCCGCTGGCAGTCCACACGGCCATACCATGGCCGTGAAGTGGATCGATTCTCCGAAGCCCCTCATCGCAGCCACGGGATGGGCCACACTGAGTGGACTTGTCTCGGTGAAGCCCGATGAGGAATTGGATCTTGCGGAAATCAAATCGTTGCTGAAACGCGTGAAGAACACCATCCATGACGCGGCGGATCTGGTGCGTTATCAGATGAATGCTTATGTGATTTCCGTGGGGGCTTATGTGGCACCACTCACCGGGCTGGCAATTGAGACGGGTGAGAAAATTGGTGAAGTGACCGCGGACCTCGGCAATAACAGTTGTGCCGTGCCTTATTCACCCGATTACATCCGCAAGATTGAGCAGCGCGGCACCATCGGGAAAAAGAAGAAGACGGTGAAGTGCTAG
- a CDS encoding DUF6263 family protein — translation MKRLLLSLAVLIAAHPLLAQKEVLRSHWEPGKLYKYEQVTSSTTSVPGAPKPEKSDVAQTFQFRVTAEPATGNKLAEFSLTGVKATMDIMGQSHTYDSADPAKSPPFLQQTFGALLNKSVTLVFDKDDKYVETRGSEKLQPTPLGNTVSMDGKQIADAWRKSFETFLPKNPASVGDTWNIEEKMEMPPVAVVIKGAGRFDSVVEVEGRKHAKLLVDGSLSTSPGASSITGWADGSKFTAETLFDQQQRVIVRNETRTEMHLQMQGQTVPMKQIVTMKLLSLEDAK, via the coding sequence ATGAAGCGCCTCCTCCTTTCCCTCGCTGTCCTGATTGCCGCCCACCCCCTCCTCGCGCAGAAGGAGGTCCTGCGGAGTCATTGGGAGCCGGGCAAGCTCTACAAATATGAGCAAGTCACGTCCTCGACGACCTCCGTACCAGGCGCCCCAAAACCCGAAAAGTCAGATGTGGCACAGACATTTCAATTCCGGGTCACAGCAGAGCCCGCCACCGGAAACAAGCTCGCCGAATTCAGCCTGACAGGTGTGAAGGCGACCATGGACATCATGGGCCAATCGCACACCTACGACTCCGCAGACCCTGCCAAGTCCCCACCCTTCCTGCAGCAGACGTTTGGCGCACTGTTGAACAAGAGTGTCACACTGGTGTTCGACAAGGACGACAAGTATGTGGAAACACGCGGCTCGGAGAAGCTGCAGCCCACGCCCTTGGGCAACACCGTCAGCATGGATGGAAAACAGATCGCGGACGCGTGGCGCAAATCTTTTGAAACGTTCCTGCCCAAGAATCCTGCCAGCGTGGGCGACACATGGAACATTGAGGAAAAGATGGAAATGCCGCCCGTGGCGGTGGTGATCAAAGGTGCGGGCAGGTTTGATTCCGTGGTGGAAGTCGAAGGACGCAAGCATGCGAAGCTTCTCGTGGACGGTTCCTTGAGTACGTCCCCCGGTGCTTCCTCCATCACAGGCTGGGCAGATGGTTCCAAGTTCACCGCTGAAACACTTTTCGACCAGCAGCAGCGGGTGATTGTGCGCAATGAAACGCGCACGGAGATGCATTTGCAGATGCAAGGCCAAACCGTCCCCATGAAGCAGATCGTGACGATGAAGCTGCTGTCGCTGGAGGATGCGAAGTAA
- a CDS encoding anthranilate synthase component I family protein, which yields MPAGTTLPLQASSLLPPTELATRLHAAGGLVWLDTAVPDAASLSILASQPVEVLTGNIFRDAPVLRRVLQQYQQPHVPDLGAPSGGLFGWVGFDGQFIFGVYPECHVFQHGGGTWLDASAARVAASSSTVVRSMAGASLDMEPLMNKATFCGLVERAQQYIAAGDIYQVNLSYPWTGEWPADLDPLAFYLRLRDVSPAPFAAYLDLAGMQVCSASPECFLKMSGSHIVTRPIKGTRPRGQSRDADHQLANELMHSPKERAELVMITDLERNDIGRVCEYGSVQVTQLLHLERHAQVHHLVSTVEGTLRADVDQVEAFLACFPGGSISGAPKKRALEIIHELEPHERGLYTGAIGCFGFNGESQFSIAIRTAWREHGRMHFHTGAGIVADSDPAHEWEETRHKAAGLLAAAQGV from the coding sequence ATGCCCGCCGGCACCACCCTTCCGCTTCAAGCCTCCAGCCTGCTCCCGCCCACGGAGCTGGCCACGCGGCTGCATGCAGCCGGGGGCCTCGTCTGGCTGGACACGGCGGTGCCGGATGCCGCGAGTCTCTCGATCCTGGCCTCTCAACCGGTGGAGGTGCTGACTGGAAACATCTTCCGGGACGCGCCGGTGCTGCGTCGTGTGCTCCAGCAGTACCAGCAGCCTCATGTGCCGGACCTTGGCGCGCCTTCAGGCGGCCTCTTCGGCTGGGTGGGCTTCGATGGGCAATTCATCTTTGGCGTGTATCCGGAGTGTCATGTGTTCCAGCATGGCGGCGGCACGTGGCTGGATGCTTCTGCGGCCCGCGTGGCAGCGTCGTCTTCTACCGTCGTGCGCAGCATGGCTGGTGCCTCGCTGGATATGGAGCCGCTGATGAACAAGGCGACCTTTTGTGGCCTTGTGGAGCGCGCACAGCAGTACATCGCTGCCGGGGACATTTATCAGGTGAATCTCTCCTACCCCTGGACGGGCGAGTGGCCGGCGGATCTGGATCCCCTCGCCTTCTACCTGCGGTTGCGGGATGTCTCCCCTGCCCCCTTTGCAGCCTACCTGGATCTCGCGGGCATGCAGGTGTGCAGTGCCTCACCCGAGTGTTTCCTGAAGATGAGCGGCAGCCACATTGTCACGCGTCCCATCAAAGGCACGCGACCACGCGGGCAGAGCCGTGATGCAGATCATCAGCTTGCGAATGAACTCATGCATTCGCCAAAGGAGCGTGCGGAGCTCGTGATGATCACGGATCTGGAGCGCAACGACATCGGCCGCGTGTGTGAGTATGGCAGCGTGCAGGTGACGCAGCTCCTCCATCTGGAAAGGCATGCGCAGGTGCATCATCTTGTCTCCACGGTGGAGGGCACGCTGCGCGCGGATGTGGACCAGGTGGAGGCCTTTCTCGCATGCTTCCCCGGAGGCTCCATCAGTGGTGCACCGAAGAAGCGGGCGCTGGAGATCATCCATGAACTGGAGCCTCACGAGCGCGGACTCTATACAGGTGCGATCGGATGCTTTGGTTTCAATGGCGAGAGCCAGTTCAGCATCGCCATCCGCACTGCATGGAGGGAGCATGGGCGCATGCATTTCCATACCGGCGCCGGCATCGTGGCGGATTCCGATCCCGCGCATGAGTGGGAGGAGACGCGGCACAAAGCAGCGGGACTGCTTGCAGCAGCCCAAGGAGTATAG
- a CDS encoding type III pantothenate kinase: MPQDYLLIDVGNGRTKFGLASRTEIQEQRDLPTAGLAPAELAEALDGWKYDRVVTSSVVPAATEKLKSYFENMLVLRHDIPLGIGITYPRPETIGADRLANAVALAHLYSAPGIVIDFGTAVTFDIVDASASYVGGVIAPGLRLMTDYLHERTALLPQVDLHEPTHAIGKSTVEAILSGAAHGYRGMVRGILEALRREMGNPTGLRVVATGGDAAWIASALPEIERVDEDLTLHGLRLVGNLHPLS, encoded by the coding sequence ATGCCTCAGGACTACCTCCTCATCGACGTCGGCAACGGCCGCACCAAGTTCGGACTTGCCAGTCGCACGGAGATTCAGGAACAGCGGGACCTCCCCACGGCAGGATTGGCTCCTGCGGAACTTGCCGAAGCCCTGGATGGCTGGAAGTACGACCGGGTGGTCACCTCTTCCGTAGTGCCCGCAGCTACGGAGAAGCTGAAGAGCTATTTCGAGAACATGCTGGTGCTGCGGCATGACATCCCGCTGGGCATCGGCATCACGTATCCAAGGCCCGAGACCATCGGCGCGGACCGCCTCGCGAATGCCGTGGCGCTCGCTCACTTATATAGTGCGCCGGGCATTGTGATTGACTTCGGCACGGCGGTGACCTTCGACATTGTGGATGCCAGCGCCTCCTATGTGGGTGGCGTGATTGCCCCGGGATTGCGACTGATGACGGACTATCTGCACGAGCGTACGGCTCTTCTGCCGCAGGTGGATCTGCACGAACCCACGCACGCCATCGGCAAGTCCACCGTGGAGGCCATTCTCTCCGGTGCGGCGCACGGATATCGCGGCATGGTACGCGGGATCCTGGAAGCATTGCGTCGCGAAATGGGAAATCCGACTGGCCTCAGGGTGGTGGCCACTGGAGGAGACGCGGCATGGATCGCCTCCGCCTTGCCGGAGATCGAGCGGGTGGATGAGGATTTGACCTTGCACGGCTTGCGACTCGTGGGAAATCTCCACCCCCTTTCTTAA
- a CDS encoding DUF2238 domain-containing protein, whose protein sequence is MAESSKKGTRKAAANAPHRTIILWLSALFVVSITLSGWYPLFPEDWIVEHILVLATAPVLWLLYRKIPLSVVSWVGIYLFLYIHELGAHYTYSKVPYDQWTQSWFGFSLNGFFGWERNHFDRFVHFTYGLLLAYPLKEIITAWCGARGFWPWFFALDVVMSTSCFYELLEWAAALVFSEEVGTAYLGTQGDVWDAHKDILLAVIGGFITLTVATVLEARKRGAVFWKEWRESFRVARDVN, encoded by the coding sequence ATGGCGGAATCATCCAAGAAGGGCACGCGCAAGGCTGCGGCGAACGCTCCCCACCGTACCATCATCCTCTGGCTCTCTGCCCTTTTCGTGGTGTCCATCACCCTCTCCGGATGGTATCCGCTCTTTCCAGAAGACTGGATCGTGGAGCACATCCTTGTCCTGGCGACTGCTCCCGTGTTGTGGCTGCTCTACCGCAAGATCCCGCTCTCGGTGGTGTCCTGGGTGGGTATCTATCTGTTCCTCTACATTCATGAGCTGGGCGCGCACTACACCTACTCGAAGGTGCCGTATGACCAGTGGACCCAATCATGGTTCGGCTTTTCGTTGAACGGCTTCTTCGGCTGGGAACGCAATCATTTCGACCGCTTCGTGCACTTCACGTATGGATTGCTGCTCGCGTATCCGCTGAAAGAGATCATCACCGCGTGGTGTGGGGCGAGAGGTTTCTGGCCCTGGTTCTTCGCGCTGGATGTGGTGATGTCCACCTCGTGCTTTTATGAACTGCTCGAGTGGGCGGCGGCGCTGGTCTTTAGCGAGGAAGTCGGCACGGCCTATCTTGGCACGCAGGGGGATGTGTGGGATGCGCACAAGGACATCCTTCTCGCGGTGATCGGGGGATTCATCACACTGACGGTGGCCACTGTTCTCGAAGCGCGCAAACGCGGCGCCGTGTTCTGGAAGGAGTGGCGGGAGAGCTTCCGGGTGGCGCGTGACGTCAACTAA
- a CDS encoding HU family DNA-binding protein — MNKAELIEAVQKTLGGETSKRAAGDAVEAVLTAIAKGVAKSGTVQLIGFGTFKVAKRAARTGRNPKTGEAMKIKASKTVRFVPSSALKGSL; from the coding sequence ATGAACAAAGCTGAACTCATCGAAGCAGTCCAAAAGACCCTTGGTGGTGAGACCTCCAAGCGCGCTGCGGGCGATGCCGTGGAAGCCGTGCTGACTGCCATCGCCAAGGGCGTGGCGAAGTCAGGAACGGTGCAGCTCATTGGCTTCGGAACCTTCAAGGTGGCCAAGCGCGCCGCCCGCACTGGCCGCAACCCGAAGACGGGTGAAGCCATGAAGATCAAGGCCTCCAAGACGGTTCGCTTCGTGCCTTCCTCGGCGCTGAAGGGATCGCTGTAA
- a CDS encoding VOC family protein, with product MKQNAINWFEIYTNDINKAADFYEKILKKELSKITNEKYNMAMFPCDLDNGVGGALTQMDKCQPGGGGTVVYLNVEGDLDGVLERIPKHGGTVVQPRLDIAPHGFIGIFKDLEGNVVGLHSMV from the coding sequence ATGAAACAGAACGCGATCAACTGGTTTGAAATCTACACCAACGACATCAACAAGGCCGCCGACTTCTACGAGAAGATCCTGAAGAAGGAATTGTCCAAGATCACCAACGAAAAGTACAACATGGCCATGTTCCCCTGTGACCTCGACAACGGGGTGGGTGGCGCGCTGACGCAGATGGACAAGTGCCAGCCGGGCGGCGGCGGCACGGTGGTCTACCTCAATGTCGAAGGCGACCTCGACGGTGTGCTGGAGCGCATCCCGAAGCACGGTGGCACCGTGGTGCAACCGCGCTTGGACATCGCTCCGCACGGCTTCATCGGCATCTTCAAGGATCTCGAAGGCAATGTTGTCGGTCTCCACAGCATGGTGTGA
- the rpsB gene encoding 30S ribosomal protein S2 codes for MSQQLAELVEAGVHFGHQTRRWNPKMKNFIFDSRNGIHIINVEKTIDQIGEASLFLSDLARKGKRLLFVGCKRQAQEAVQEAAEACGQYYVNHRWLGGTLTNMSTIRKSVARWQYLDDLPKLPEFKAMSKKEIAALNREKAKLERNLKGIRYMDGQPDAMIIVDSAREHIAVHEARRLRIPIVALVDSNADPDLVDYPIAANDDAIRSIRIILQKLIDPIIVAQAEAKK; via the coding sequence ATGTCCCAACAACTCGCAGAACTCGTCGAAGCCGGAGTCCATTTCGGCCACCAAACCCGCCGCTGGAACCCGAAGATGAAGAATTTCATCTTCGACTCGCGCAACGGCATCCACATCATCAACGTCGAGAAGACCATCGACCAGATCGGCGAAGCCTCGCTGTTCTTGAGCGATCTCGCTCGCAAGGGCAAGCGCCTCCTTTTCGTGGGCTGCAAGCGCCAGGCGCAGGAAGCCGTGCAGGAAGCTGCCGAAGCCTGCGGCCAGTACTATGTGAACCATCGCTGGCTGGGCGGCACGCTCACCAACATGAGCACCATCCGCAAGAGCGTGGCCCGCTGGCAGTACCTTGATGACCTGCCCAAGCTCCCCGAGTTCAAGGCCATGTCCAAGAAGGAAATCGCCGCGCTGAACCGTGAAAAGGCCAAGCTCGAGCGCAACCTCAAGGGCATCCGCTACATGGACGGCCAGCCGGACGCCATGATCATCGTGGACAGCGCTCGTGAGCACATCGCCGTGCACGAAGCCCGCCGCCTTCGCATCCCGATCGTGGCCCTGGTGGACAGCAATGCGGACCCCGACCTCGTGGACTATCCGATCGCCGCGAACGACGACGCCATCCGCTCCATCCGCATCATCCTGCAGAAGCTGATCGACCCGATCATCGTGGCGCAGGCCGAAGCAAAGAAGTAA
- a CDS encoding type II secretion system protein codes for MLSPLRRRSGAGMTLIEVLTVMCIIGLLTAIAVPQISALASGNAQEIRHRRNAQELAAVCATAEAAGLKFVAANDLEQSIRNIIKGGTPAAGPFQGKGFGVQGLLEEDVQGVQRYLSLRDGRLIYDSSGEMAAAKQ; via the coding sequence TTGCTCTCCCCGCTCCGTCGTCGCAGCGGTGCTGGGATGACCTTGATAGAGGTGCTCACGGTCATGTGCATCATTGGCCTGCTGACAGCGATTGCCGTGCCGCAGATTTCGGCGCTGGCCAGCGGAAATGCCCAGGAAATTCGGCACCGCCGCAATGCGCAGGAGCTCGCCGCCGTGTGCGCCACGGCAGAAGCCGCTGGCCTGAAGTTCGTGGCGGCCAATGATCTGGAGCAGTCGATTCGCAACATCATCAAGGGCGGCACCCCAGCAGCGGGACCCTTCCAAGGGAAGGGTTTTGGGGTTCAGGGATTGCTGGAAGAAGATGTGCAAGGGGTGCAGAGGTATCTTTCACTGAGGGACGGTCGCTTGATCTACGATTCCTCTGGCGAAATGGCGGCAGCCAAACAATAG
- the tsf gene encoding translation elongation factor Ts, with protein MAEITAEIVNKLRQKTNAGMMDCKKALTEAQGDLEAAETILRKKGITKAAGKQDRATKEGIIASYIHLAGRVGVLIEVNCETDFVAKNENFQSFVKDLTLHIAAANPTYLQKDDVPADIIAKEKEIAAEQVKGKPANVVEKIVEGKISKIFSEQCLLDQAYIKDDKLTISDLIKSKIAELGENIVVRRFTRYAVGGE; from the coding sequence ATGGCAGAAATCACCGCTGAAATCGTCAACAAGCTCCGTCAGAAGACCAACGCTGGCATGATGGACTGCAAAAAGGCTCTCACCGAAGCCCAGGGCGATCTTGAGGCCGCTGAGACCATCCTTCGCAAGAAGGGCATCACCAAGGCCGCTGGCAAGCAGGACCGCGCCACCAAGGAAGGCATCATCGCCAGCTACATCCACCTCGCCGGCCGCGTGGGCGTGCTCATCGAGGTGAACTGCGAGACCGACTTCGTCGCGAAGAACGAGAACTTCCAGTCTTTCGTGAAGGACCTCACCCTCCACATCGCCGCCGCGAACCCCACCTACCTCCAGAAGGACGATGTGCCCGCGGACATCATCGCCAAGGAGAAGGAAATCGCCGCCGAGCAGGTGAAGGGCAAGCCCGCCAACGTGGTCGAGAAGATCGTGGAAGGAAAGATCAGCAAGATCTTCTCCGAGCAGTGCCTCCTCGATCAGGCCTACATCAAGGACGACAAGCTCACGATCTCCGACCTCATCAAGAGCAAGATTGCTGAGCTCGGCGAGAACATCGTCGTGCGCCGCTTCACCCGCTATGCGGTGGGTGGGGAGTAA
- a CDS encoding helix-turn-helix transcriptional regulator → MNRIDRLTGMILLLQGQRVITAETIAEHFEISVRTVYRDLAALGEAGVPIVAEAGIGYSLMRGYHMPPIMFTEDEAAALFLSGEVAEQVADDSLRQALRAAMLKIKSVLPQEKRDYLQRLGNAVSVRLRREHAGAKHEGLLPIQDAVVRRRCLALCYNTANRGAITERIVEPLGVVFYAREWHLIGWCRLRLDVRDFRLDRIQSWQVLDEIFTGHEDFSIKSFLRRDVSCEEMIPAVVIVQGMILEGFLHELPGTPLAREPLPDGRVRLELLTFSLEWLRHFLLGYGTMVEAVEPADLRDGVRAAALAVANRYAKEEKVREFAES, encoded by the coding sequence ATGAATCGCATCGACCGCCTCACGGGCATGATCCTGCTGCTGCAAGGCCAGCGTGTGATCACGGCGGAAACCATTGCAGAACATTTCGAGATCAGTGTGCGCACCGTGTACCGCGATCTCGCGGCACTGGGTGAAGCGGGCGTGCCCATCGTCGCAGAGGCTGGCATCGGCTACAGCCTCATGCGTGGCTACCACATGCCACCCATCATGTTCACCGAGGATGAAGCTGCTGCGCTCTTCCTCAGTGGTGAAGTCGCAGAACAGGTCGCGGATGACTCGCTGCGCCAGGCATTGCGTGCCGCGATGCTCAAGATCAAATCCGTGCTGCCACAGGAAAAGCGCGACTACCTACAGCGACTCGGCAACGCCGTGAGCGTGCGCCTACGCCGCGAACACGCGGGTGCAAAACACGAGGGGCTGCTGCCCATCCAGGACGCCGTGGTAAGGCGTCGCTGCCTGGCCCTCTGTTACAACACGGCCAACCGCGGCGCCATCACCGAGCGCATCGTGGAGCCGCTGGGCGTGGTGTTCTATGCCCGCGAGTGGCACTTGATCGGATGGTGCCGCCTGCGCCTCGACGTGCGTGACTTCCGGCTCGACCGCATCCAGTCCTGGCAGGTGCTGGATGAGATCTTCACTGGGCACGAAGATTTCTCGATCAAAAGCTTCCTGAGAAGGGACGTCTCTTGTGAAGAGATGATTCCCGCCGTGGTGATCGTGCAGGGTATGATCCTCGAGGGTTTCCTCCACGAGCTCCCAGGGACTCCGCTGGCTCGTGAGCCGCTTCCAGACGGAAGGGTGCGGCTGGAGCTGCTCACTTTCTCCCTGGAGTGGCTGCGGCATTTCCTGCTGGGTTATGGCACCATGGTGGAGGCCGTGGAGCCCGCAGATCTCCGCGATGGCGTGCGCGCCGCCGCACTCGCGGTGGCTAACCGCTACGCCAAAGAAGAGAAAGTGCGGGAATTCGCAGAATCCTGA
- a CDS encoding gamma carbonic anhydrase family protein, with product MSEKSSLKNFLMPECIPSIHDTAFIAPGAVVLGAVTVGENASVWYGCVMRGDINRIALGPSSNLQDGCIVHVSDAYAAIIGERVSVGHRAVIHACDVGDEVLVGMGAIIMDGAVIGPRSIIGAGAIVTKGTQVPEGSLVLGSPGRVVRTLTHAEQQDNARLAAKYVEVSRRFREMYPAPGGS from the coding sequence ATGTCTGAAAAATCCTCACTGAAAAACTTCTTGATGCCTGAATGTATTCCAAGCATTCATGACACGGCTTTTATAGCACCAGGAGCAGTGGTTCTCGGTGCTGTCACCGTGGGAGAGAATGCGAGTGTCTGGTATGGATGTGTGATGCGCGGTGATATCAATCGCATCGCGCTGGGACCATCCAGCAACCTTCAGGATGGATGCATTGTGCATGTGTCTGATGCTTATGCAGCGATCATCGGCGAGCGCGTCAGCGTGGGTCATCGTGCCGTCATTCATGCGTGTGATGTTGGCGATGAAGTACTCGTGGGCATGGGAGCCATCATCATGGATGGCGCGGTGATCGGGCCGCGATCCATCATCGGAGCCGGAGCGATCGTCACCAAGGGGACCCAGGTGCCGGAAGGTTCGCTCGTCCTCGGATCTCCGGGGCGGGTCGTGCGGACGCTCACCCATGCCGAGCAGCAGGACAATGCACGCCTGGCTGCCAAGTATGTGGAGGTTTCCCGCCGATTCCGGGAGATGTATCCGGCGCCGGGCGGCAGTTGA
- a CDS encoding P-II family nitrogen regulator yields the protein MKKVEAIIKPFKLEDVKEALAEVGVQGMTVVEVKGFGRQKGHTEIYRGSEYTVDFLPKVKIEVVVEGDRCDTVVDAIVKAANTGKIGDGKVFVSDVVEAIRIRTGERGREAVSGN from the coding sequence ATGAAAAAAGTCGAAGCCATTATCAAACCCTTCAAACTGGAAGACGTGAAAGAGGCGCTTGCCGAGGTCGGTGTGCAAGGCATGACGGTGGTGGAAGTGAAGGGATTTGGCCGCCAGAAGGGTCACACGGAAATCTACCGCGGCAGCGAGTACACCGTGGACTTCCTGCCCAAGGTCAAAATTGAAGTGGTAGTCGAAGGCGACCGTTGTGACACCGTGGTGGACGCCATCGTGAAGGCGGCGAACACCGGCAAGATCGGTGACGGAAAAGTTTTTGTAAGTGACGTGGTCGAAGCCATCCGCATCCGCACTGGTGAGCGCGGACGTGAGGCTGTCTCTGGAAACTAG
- a CDS encoding bifunctional nuclease family protein yields MINNVVPVELRNVVAMDSGHAVFLGNEEKTFVIFVDEPVGLAISMSMRGIVKDRPLTHDLIGHMLRAFGAKVERVIINALDGGVFYARLILTAENEVQARKVVEIDARPSDSIAMAVANNAPILVAKDVWDNVDDVSDTLEQLQKQGRRKREEEQ; encoded by the coding sequence ATGATCAACAACGTCGTGCCAGTGGAATTGCGCAACGTGGTTGCAATGGACAGCGGGCATGCCGTGTTCCTTGGCAACGAGGAGAAGACTTTTGTCATTTTCGTCGATGAGCCGGTCGGCCTGGCCATCAGCATGTCCATGCGCGGCATTGTGAAGGACCGCCCCCTGACGCACGATCTTATCGGACACATGCTGAGGGCCTTCGGCGCCAAGGTGGAGCGTGTCATCATCAATGCCCTGGACGGCGGCGTCTTCTATGCCCGCCTGATCCTCACCGCGGAAAACGAGGTGCAGGCACGCAAGGTGGTGGAAATCGACGCCCGCCCGAGTGACAGCATCGCCATGGCCGTGGCGAACAATGCCCCCATCCTGGTGGCCAAGGACGTCTGGGACAATGTCGATGACGTGAGCGACACGCTGGAGCAGCTCCAGAAGCAGGGCCGCCGGAAGCGCGAGGAGGAGCAGTAA
- a CDS encoding sugar phosphate isomerase/epimerase family protein → MHAPSPSSSRRSFLKHAAAIGAAALTQPVANVFAAEKKEPFKISLAQWSLNKRFFKKAGAEPLDNLDFAKTAKKLGIDGIEYVNQMFMDKGEDKSYLGEMKTRAEGEGVNSLLIMCDREGNLGDPDDAKRKQTVQNHLKWLDAAKFLGCHSIRVNAASDAKLSWDEQAKLAAEGLHALCVEGDKRGLFVVVENHGGLSSNGKWLTQVMKQADHVRVGILPDFGNFYTNREKAELYNPYQGMREFMPWVKQAVSAKSFDWDTGAGKFYTEDRREPREITLDFERLIKIVVATGYNGYIGVEYEGQKHTEEEGIIRTRQALEELRAMV, encoded by the coding sequence ATGCACGCCCCATCTCCTTCCTCGTCCCGTCGCTCGTTCCTGAAACACGCCGCTGCCATCGGTGCTGCTGCGCTGACGCAACCGGTCGCGAACGTCTTCGCCGCGGAGAAGAAAGAGCCCTTCAAGATCTCGCTCGCGCAGTGGTCGCTGAACAAGCGCTTCTTCAAGAAGGCGGGCGCGGAACCGCTCGACAACCTCGACTTCGCCAAGACCGCGAAGAAGCTCGGCATCGATGGCATCGAGTACGTGAACCAGATGTTCATGGACAAGGGCGAGGACAAATCCTACCTCGGGGAGATGAAGACGCGCGCCGAAGGTGAAGGAGTGAACAGCCTGCTCATCATGTGCGACCGCGAAGGGAACCTCGGAGATCCCGATGACGCGAAGCGCAAGCAGACCGTGCAGAACCATCTCAAGTGGCTTGATGCGGCGAAGTTCCTGGGCTGCCACAGCATCCGTGTGAATGCCGCCAGCGATGCCAAGCTGAGCTGGGATGAACAGGCGAAGCTCGCCGCGGAGGGCCTGCATGCCCTCTGCGTGGAGGGCGACAAGCGTGGCCTCTTTGTCGTCGTGGAGAATCACGGTGGCCTCTCCTCCAACGGCAAGTGGCTCACCCAGGTGATGAAGCAGGCCGACCACGTGCGCGTGGGCATCCTGCCGGACTTCGGCAACTTCTACACGAACCGCGAGAAAGCGGAGCTGTACAATCCCTACCAGGGTATGCGTGAGTTCATGCCCTGGGTGAAGCAGGCCGTCAGTGCGAAATCGTTCGATTGGGACACGGGCGCGGGCAAGTTCTACACGGAAGACCGCCGTGAACCCCGCGAGATCACGCTCGACTTCGAGCGCCTGATCAAGATCGTCGTGGCCACTGGATACAATGGCTACATCGGTGTGGAGTACGAAGGCCAGAAGCACACCGAGGAGGAGGGCATCATCCGCACCCGACAGGCGCTCGAAGAGCTGCGCGCCATGGTGTAG